One Mycolicibacterium goodii genomic region harbors:
- a CDS encoding amylo-alpha-1,6-glucosidase: MTAIPTILNGGEPASIGFGGATVTLVEGATFCLSDRHGDVLAGRSHGLFFRDARVLSRWQLHVDGGEPESLTVQTPEAFAAQFIMRRTPRAGVADSTLLLVRDRLVADGLRETISLYNLADEPTVVSLELLVDADFADLFAVKEGRAPIGGAEIALVDNELVLNDRANRVRGVKITASGSPVVTPGVFRWRIVVRPRGTWQAEVVAEPTWANQSVKTRFRTGEELESSGPARKIEAWRGTTTTVETDLRALAATLQRSESDLGALLIRDETGDERPYVAAGAPWFMTLFGRDSLLTAWMSLPLDVGLSVGTLQRLADTQGRRVDPLTEEQPGRIMHEIRRGPASSDVLGGSVYYGSADSTPLFVMLLAECWRWGADESAVRALLPAADAALGWATRYGDRDDDGFIEYKRATDRGLLNQGWKDSFDAITDAAGHRADAPIALCEVQAYQYAALIARADLAEAFGEPATAKRLRDRAAALKKRFAEKFWLPDRGYYALALDGRKRPVDSLTSNVGHCLWAGIATDEHAARIVEQLGSTEMDSGFGLRTLAADMGAYNPMSYHNGSVWPHDTAIAVAGLLRYRHVPGAVELAERLALGLLDAADAFGGRLPELFCGFDRSQFRSPVPYPTSCSPQAWASAAPLLLVRAFLGLEPDVPHRTLTVRPHLPRAWGRVALTDLRLGQATVAVEAEGTVAKVTGLPDDWQLSTAES, encoded by the coding sequence ATGACCGCGATCCCGACCATTCTCAACGGTGGCGAGCCCGCCAGCATCGGATTCGGTGGCGCGACAGTGACACTCGTGGAAGGCGCCACGTTCTGCCTGTCCGACCGTCACGGTGACGTGCTGGCGGGCCGGTCGCACGGCCTGTTCTTCCGCGACGCCCGTGTGCTGTCGCGGTGGCAGTTGCACGTCGACGGGGGTGAACCCGAGTCGCTGACCGTGCAGACCCCGGAAGCCTTTGCCGCGCAGTTCATCATGCGTCGCACACCGCGCGCCGGGGTCGCCGACAGCACGCTGCTGCTGGTGCGCGACCGCCTCGTCGCCGACGGCCTACGCGAGACGATCTCGCTGTACAACCTCGCCGACGAGCCCACCGTGGTGTCCCTCGAGCTGCTCGTCGACGCCGATTTCGCCGACCTGTTCGCCGTCAAGGAGGGTCGCGCGCCGATCGGGGGAGCCGAGATCGCGCTCGTCGACAACGAGCTGGTGCTCAACGACCGTGCCAATCGTGTTCGCGGCGTGAAGATCACGGCGTCGGGTTCACCGGTGGTGACACCGGGCGTGTTCCGTTGGCGCATCGTCGTGCGGCCGCGCGGCACATGGCAGGCCGAGGTCGTCGCGGAGCCGACGTGGGCGAACCAGAGCGTCAAGACCCGGTTCCGCACCGGTGAGGAGCTGGAGTCCAGCGGTCCGGCTCGCAAGATCGAGGCGTGGCGGGGGACCACCACGACGGTCGAGACCGATCTGCGGGCGCTGGCCGCGACGCTGCAGCGCAGCGAGAGTGATCTGGGCGCGCTGCTCATCCGCGACGAGACCGGTGACGAACGCCCGTACGTCGCGGCCGGTGCGCCGTGGTTCATGACGCTGTTCGGACGTGACAGCCTGCTCACGGCGTGGATGTCGTTGCCGCTGGACGTCGGGTTGTCGGTCGGCACCCTGCAGCGGCTCGCCGACACGCAGGGGCGCCGGGTCGATCCGCTGACCGAGGAGCAGCCGGGCCGGATCATGCACGAGATCCGCCGGGGCCCAGCGAGCAGCGACGTGCTGGGCGGATCGGTCTACTACGGGTCGGCCGATTCGACGCCGCTGTTCGTGATGCTGCTGGCCGAGTGCTGGCGGTGGGGCGCCGACGAGAGCGCCGTTCGGGCGTTGCTGCCCGCGGCCGACGCCGCGCTGGGTTGGGCGACGCGTTACGGCGACCGCGATGACGACGGGTTCATCGAGTACAAGCGGGCGACCGATCGCGGCCTGCTCAATCAGGGCTGGAAGGACAGTTTCGACGCGATCACCGACGCGGCGGGCCATCGCGCGGACGCGCCGATCGCGCTGTGCGAGGTGCAGGCCTATCAGTACGCGGCGCTGATCGCGCGGGCCGACCTCGCCGAGGCGTTCGGCGAACCCGCGACCGCGAAGCGTCTGCGGGACCGGGCCGCGGCGTTGAAGAAACGCTTCGCCGAGAAGTTCTGGCTGCCCGACCGCGGCTACTACGCGTTGGCCCTGGACGGCCGCAAACGTCCGGTCGACTCGTTGACCAGCAACGTCGGCCACTGTCTGTGGGCGGGCATCGCGACCGACGAGCACGCCGCGCGCATCGTCGAGCAGCTCGGCAGCACCGAGATGGACTCGGGTTTCGGGTTGCGCACCCTCGCCGCCGACATGGGCGCCTACAACCCGATGAGCTACCACAACGGGTCGGTGTGGCCGCACGACACGGCCATCGCGGTCGCGGGCCTGCTGCGCTACCGCCACGTCCCTGGCGCGGTGGAGCTCGCCGAACGGCTGGCCCTCGGCCTGCTGGACGCGGCCGACGCGTTCGGTGGCCGGCTGCCCGAACTGTTCTGCGGTTTCGACCGGTCGCAGTTCCGGTCACCGGTGCCGTACCCGACGTCGTGCTCGCCGCAGGCGTGGGCCAGCGCGGCACCGCTGCTGCTGGTGCGTGCCTTCCTCGGACTGGAGCCCGACGTCCCGCACCGCACACTGACGGTGCGACCGCACCTGCCGCGGGCGTGGGGCCGGGTCGCGTTGACCGATCTGCGGCTCGGTCAGGCCACCGTCGCGGTGGAGGCCGAAGGGACGGTGGCAAAGGTCACCGGCCTGCCCGACGACTGGCAATTGAGCACGGCCGAGAGCTGA
- a CDS encoding MBL fold metallo-hydrolase, producing MLRGALRLTTRSAGLLAGGWLLRALRGTYTSLGAWPRDIKPVAARSAQFDGTVFVNIEPASMGISMDREERRRLFAEMFGSKGASWPPGAIPLAEPADGEAEQCAVSWYGHSSALIEVDGYRVLTDPIWSDRCSPSRVVGPHRLHAPPLPLEALPAVDAVVISHDHYDHLDLDTVRGLARTQRAPFLVPLGIGAHLRKWGIPQTRIVELDWNESHRIGDLTLVCTPARHFSGRFLQRNTTLWASWVVIGPRHRAFFGGDTGYTKSFSEIGSEYGPFDLTLLPVGAYNPGWPDIHMNPEESVRAHLDLTESGLLVPIHWATFRLAPHPWAEPVRRLLAAADPAGVQVAVPRPGQRVDGGSPVLDPWWQL from the coding sequence GTGCTGCGTGGGGCGCTGCGGTTGACCACCCGGTCGGCCGGCCTGCTGGCCGGTGGCTGGCTGCTGCGCGCGCTGCGCGGCACGTATACGTCCCTGGGCGCGTGGCCGCGCGACATCAAACCGGTGGCGGCGCGGTCTGCGCAGTTCGACGGCACGGTCTTCGTCAACATCGAGCCCGCGTCGATGGGCATCAGCATGGACCGCGAGGAGCGCCGCAGGCTGTTCGCCGAGATGTTCGGGTCGAAGGGCGCGAGTTGGCCGCCGGGTGCCATCCCGCTGGCCGAACCCGCCGACGGCGAGGCCGAACAGTGCGCGGTGTCCTGGTATGGCCACTCGTCGGCGTTGATCGAGGTCGACGGCTACCGTGTGCTCACCGATCCGATCTGGAGCGACCGCTGCTCGCCGTCGCGCGTGGTGGGACCGCACCGGTTGCATGCCCCGCCGCTGCCGCTGGAGGCGCTGCCCGCCGTCGACGCCGTCGTGATCAGCCATGATCACTACGACCACCTGGACCTCGACACGGTCCGTGGGCTGGCCCGCACGCAGCGCGCGCCGTTCCTGGTGCCGCTGGGCATCGGTGCGCACCTGCGCAAGTGGGGCATCCCGCAGACCCGCATCGTCGAGCTGGACTGGAACGAGAGTCACCGCATCGGTGACCTGACGCTCGTGTGCACGCCGGCCCGGCACTTCTCGGGGCGGTTTTTGCAGCGCAACACCACGCTGTGGGCGTCGTGGGTGGTGATCGGGCCGAGGCACCGGGCGTTCTTCGGCGGGGACACGGGCTACACCAAGAGCTTCTCCGAGATCGGTTCGGAGTACGGACCTTTCGACCTGACGCTGCTGCCGGTCGGGGCCTACAACCCGGGGTGGCCGGACATCCACATGAACCCCGAGGAGTCGGTGCGGGCGCACCTGGACCTGACCGAGTCCGGCTTGCTGGTGCCGATCCACTGGGCGACGTTCCGGTTGGCCCCCCACCCGTGGGCCGAGCCGGTGCGACGGTTGCTCGCCGCGGCCGATCCGGCCGGGGTGCAGGTGGCGGTGCCGAGACCGGGGCAGCGTGTCGACGGCGGCTCGCCGGTGCTCGACCCTTGGTGGCAGTTGTAA
- a CDS encoding cation-translocating P-type ATPase → MTTIAATGLTDAEVAQRIADGKTNDVPTRAARTVSEIVRANVFTRINAILGVLFIIVLSTGSVINGAFGLLIIANSAIGIIQEIRAKQTLDKLAIVGQAKPTVRRQSGTKSVLPSEVVLDDIIELGPGDQIVVDGEVVEETNLEVDESLLTGEADPIAKDAGDAVMSGSFVVAGSGAYRATKVGREAYAAKLAEEASKFTLVKSELRNGINKILQFITYLLVPAGLLTIYTQLFTTDTGWREAVLRMVGALVPMVPEGLVLMTSIAFAVGVVRLGRRQCLVNELPAIEGLARVDVVCADKTGTLTENGMRVSDLRTLTEAQVASQVAEVLAQLAADDARPNASMAAIAEAYQMPPGWTATATAPFKSATKWSGASYGEHGNWVIGAPDVLLDPGSPVAEQAERIGAQGLRVLLLGSSDRSVDAPDAPGTVTPAALVVLEQRIRPDAGDTLDYFASQHVSVKVISGDNAVSVGAVADKLGLHGETMDARRLPEAPEKLAETLEECTTFGRVRPDQKRAMVHALQSRGHTVAMTGDGVNDVLALKDADIGVAMGSGSSASRAVAQIVLLDNKFATLPYVVGEGRRVIGNIERVSNLFLTKTVYSVLLAVLVGIGGLSAKIFGTDPLLFPFQPIHVTIAAWFTIGVPAFILSLAPNNERAKSGFVRRVMTAALPSGLVVGTATFVSYLVAYQGREATPVEQTQASTAALITLLASSLWVLAVVARPYQWWRVLLVACSMLAYVLIFSIPLAQELFMLDPTNFKVTAIALGIGVVGAALIEVLWWVQGRVLGEERRVWR, encoded by the coding sequence ATGACAACGATCGCCGCCACCGGCCTCACCGACGCCGAAGTCGCACAGCGGATCGCCGACGGCAAGACCAACGACGTCCCGACCCGCGCCGCGCGCACCGTGTCGGAGATCGTGCGCGCCAATGTGTTCACGCGCATCAACGCGATCCTCGGTGTGCTGTTCATCATCGTGCTGTCGACGGGTTCGGTGATCAACGGCGCGTTCGGGCTGCTGATCATCGCCAACAGCGCGATCGGCATCATTCAGGAGATCCGTGCCAAGCAGACCTTGGACAAGCTCGCGATCGTGGGTCAGGCCAAGCCCACGGTGCGCAGGCAGTCGGGGACGAAGTCGGTGCTGCCCAGCGAGGTGGTGCTCGACGACATCATCGAGTTGGGGCCGGGGGATCAGATCGTCGTCGACGGCGAGGTGGTCGAGGAGACCAACCTCGAGGTCGACGAGTCACTGCTCACCGGTGAGGCCGACCCGATCGCCAAGGACGCCGGTGACGCCGTCATGTCCGGCAGCTTCGTCGTCGCGGGCAGCGGCGCGTACCGCGCCACCAAGGTGGGCCGCGAGGCGTACGCGGCGAAGCTGGCCGAGGAGGCCTCCAAGTTCACGCTCGTCAAATCCGAACTGCGCAACGGCATCAACAAGATCCTGCAGTTCATCACCTACCTGCTGGTCCCGGCGGGCCTGCTGACCATCTACACGCAGTTGTTCACCACCGACACCGGGTGGCGCGAGGCCGTGCTGCGCATGGTCGGGGCCCTGGTGCCGATGGTGCCCGAAGGGCTGGTGCTGATGACGTCGATCGCGTTCGCGGTGGGCGTGGTGCGCCTGGGGCGCCGCCAGTGCCTGGTCAACGAGCTGCCCGCGATCGAGGGCCTCGCCCGCGTCGACGTGGTGTGCGCCGACAAGACCGGGACGCTGACCGAGAACGGTATGCGCGTGAGCGATCTGCGGACGCTCACCGAGGCGCAGGTGGCCAGCCAGGTAGCAGAGGTGCTGGCACAGTTGGCCGCCGACGACGCGCGGCCCAACGCCAGCATGGCCGCCATCGCCGAGGCCTACCAGATGCCACCGGGGTGGACAGCGACCGCGACGGCCCCGTTCAAATCGGCCACCAAGTGGAGCGGTGCGTCCTACGGCGAGCACGGCAACTGGGTGATCGGCGCGCCCGACGTGCTGCTGGACCCGGGCTCGCCCGTCGCCGAGCAGGCCGAGCGCATCGGCGCCCAGGGTCTGCGGGTGCTGCTGTTGGGATCGTCGGACCGCAGTGTCGACGCGCCCGACGCGCCGGGCACCGTGACCCCGGCCGCGCTGGTGGTGCTCGAGCAGCGCATCCGGCCCGACGCGGGGGACACCCTGGACTACTTCGCGTCCCAGCACGTCTCGGTGAAGGTGATCTCCGGTGACAACGCGGTGTCGGTGGGCGCGGTGGCAGACAAGCTCGGTCTGCACGGCGAGACCATGGACGCCCGCCGGCTGCCGGAGGCACCCGAGAAACTGGCCGAGACCCTGGAGGAGTGCACGACCTTCGGTCGCGTGCGCCCGGACCAGAAGCGCGCGATGGTGCATGCGCTGCAGTCGCGGGGCCATACCGTCGCGATGACCGGCGACGGTGTCAACGACGTGCTGGCGCTCAAGGATGCCGACATCGGCGTCGCGATGGGCTCGGGCAGTTCGGCGTCGCGCGCGGTCGCGCAGATCGTGCTGTTGGACAACAAGTTCGCGACGCTGCCGTACGTGGTGGGTGAGGGCCGACGCGTGATCGGCAACATCGAGCGCGTCTCCAACCTGTTCCTCACCAAGACCGTGTACTCGGTGTTGCTGGCGGTCCTGGTCGGCATCGGCGGGCTGTCGGCCAAGATCTTCGGCACTGATCCGCTGCTGTTCCCGTTCCAGCCCATCCACGTCACGATCGCGGCCTGGTTCACGATCGGCGTCCCGGCGTTCATCCTGTCGCTCGCGCCGAACAACGAACGCGCCAAGTCGGGCTTCGTGCGTCGCGTGATGACGGCCGCGCTGCCGTCGGGTCTGGTGGTCGGCACGGCCACGTTCGTGTCCTACCTCGTGGCGTATCAAGGCCGCGAGGCCACGCCCGTCGAGCAGACGCAGGCGTCCACCGCGGCGCTGATCACGTTGCTGGCGTCGTCGCTGTGGGTGCTGGCGGTGGTGGCGCGGCCGTACCAGTGGTGGCGTGTTTTGCTCGTCGCGTGCTCGATGCTGGCCTATGTGCTGATCTTCTCGATCCCGCTGGCGCAGGAACTGTTCATGCTGGACCCGACCAACTTCAAGGTCACGGCGATCGCGCTGGGCATCGGGGTGGTCGGAGCCGCGCTGATCGAGGTGCTGTGGTGGGTGCAGGGCCGTGTGCTCGGCGAGGAACGGCGCGTATGGAGATAG
- a CDS encoding glycosyltransferase family 4 protein, with protein sequence MADVDDPLRIVLVAPPYFDIPPKGYGGTEAVVADLADTLTARGHRVTVLGAGAPGTAARFQPLWERTLSERLGQPYPEIMHALKVRHAIERLADTEGVDIVHDHTFAGPLNAPLYRNLGLPTVATVHGPIDEDLYPYYRELGDDIGLIAISDRQRELAPDLNWVGRVHNALRIDDWPFNTAKKDYALFLGRYAPYKGAHLALEAAHAAGMPLVLAGKCSEPPEIAYFDEQVKPLLTDSDHVFGMADAQAKRKLLAEARCLIFPIQWEEPFGMVMIEAMACGTPVVALRGGAVPEVVVDGVTGVICDAPEELPAAMEKARDLDPAACRKHVAAHFGVGRFGAGYEQIYRNVMRQRRRMTLREVLTEPPGVAERASA encoded by the coding sequence ATGGCCGACGTCGACGATCCGCTGCGGATCGTGCTCGTCGCGCCACCCTATTTCGACATCCCGCCCAAGGGCTACGGCGGCACCGAAGCCGTCGTCGCGGATCTCGCCGATACGCTGACCGCCCGCGGCCACCGCGTCACGGTCCTCGGCGCAGGCGCGCCAGGTACCGCCGCGCGATTCCAACCACTCTGGGAGCGGACACTTTCCGAGCGTCTCGGCCAGCCGTATCCCGAGATCATGCACGCGCTCAAGGTGCGCCACGCCATCGAACGTCTCGCCGACACCGAAGGTGTCGACATCGTCCACGATCACACGTTCGCCGGCCCCCTCAACGCTCCGCTCTACCGCAACCTCGGGTTGCCGACCGTGGCCACGGTGCACGGCCCGATCGACGAGGACCTGTACCCCTACTACCGTGAACTCGGGGACGACATCGGCCTCATCGCGATCAGCGACCGTCAGCGCGAGCTCGCTCCTGACCTGAATTGGGTTGGCCGCGTACACAATGCGCTGCGCATCGACGACTGGCCGTTCAACACCGCGAAGAAGGACTACGCGCTGTTCCTCGGCCGGTACGCGCCGTACAAGGGGGCCCACCTCGCGCTGGAGGCCGCGCACGCCGCTGGCATGCCGCTGGTGCTGGCCGGCAAGTGCAGTGAGCCGCCCGAGATCGCGTACTTCGACGAACAGGTGAAGCCGCTGCTCACCGACAGCGATCACGTGTTCGGGATGGCAGACGCGCAGGCCAAGCGCAAGCTGCTCGCCGAGGCCCGCTGCCTGATCTTCCCGATCCAGTGGGAGGAGCCGTTCGGCATGGTGATGATCGAGGCCATGGCGTGCGGCACCCCGGTGGTGGCGCTGCGGGGCGGCGCGGTGCCGGAGGTGGTCGTCGACGGGGTCACCGGTGTGATCTGCGATGCGCCCGAGGAACTTCCGGCGGCGATGGAAAAGGCCAGGGATCTCGATCCGGCGGCGTGCCGCAAGCATGTCGCAGCGCACTTCGGTGTCGGCCGGTTCGGCGCCGGGTACGAGCAGATCTACCGCAACGTGATGCGTCAGCGCCGGCGGATGACGCTGCGCGAGGTGCTGACCGAGCCGCCGGGTGTGGCCGAGCGGGCGAGCGCATGA
- a CDS encoding antitoxin, producing MGFLDKAKDLLSKNADKVDTVIDKAGDIVDQKTQGKYAQHVDKAQDAAKNAIRKDNPGNPDNPQEPQR from the coding sequence ATGGGATTCTTGGACAAAGCCAAAGACCTCTTGTCGAAGAACGCCGACAAGGTGGACACCGTGATCGACAAGGCCGGCGACATCGTCGACCAGAAGACGCAGGGTAAGTACGCCCAGCACGTCGACAAGGCGCAGGACGCCGCGAAGAACGCCATCCGCAAAGACAATCCTGGTAACCCCGACAATCCTCAAGAACCACAGCGGTAA
- a CDS encoding serine hydrolase, which produces MRRSVFAIGLVVGLAVTGCTGGNDTDDPQRSAQPAQTFADEPPPLVSAMPLPENAVENAVAQLDGIAEDLMRSSGIPGMAVAVVHGGKTVYAKGFGVRDVQGGDAESNRVDPDTVFQLASLSKSISATVVAQQVGTGAIGWDTPVVEHLPWFALSDPTTTRMVTIGDLFAHRSGLPDHAGDRLEDLGYDRRYILEHLRALPLDPFRISYAYTNFGLTAAAEAVAAAAGRSWEDLARDVLYRPLGMNSTSSRFADFEARENRAVGHIRIGGRYEPQYVRNADAQTPAGGVSASVKDMTRWLAMVLADGTFEGKRIVEQSALLPAVTPQVVSDRASQPAMRSGFYGYGFNVGTTSAARTQLSHSGAFELGAATNFVILPSADVGIVALTNGTPAGVPETLTAEFADLVQFGEVRQDWRKLYGDAFASMDAPEGELVGKRPPADPAPAKPLSDYTGVYRNDYWGPATVTERDGALMLALGPKFRVPLTHWDGDVFTFRFVTENAPPGTISAATFAGDKLTLEYYDEDGTGTFTK; this is translated from the coding sequence GTGCGAAGGTCGGTGTTCGCCATCGGGTTGGTCGTGGGACTCGCGGTGACGGGTTGCACGGGCGGCAACGACACCGATGACCCGCAGCGCTCCGCGCAACCCGCGCAGACGTTTGCAGACGAGCCACCGCCCCTGGTGTCCGCGATGCCCCTGCCGGAGAACGCGGTCGAGAACGCGGTGGCCCAACTCGACGGCATCGCCGAGGATCTCATGCGCAGTTCGGGGATACCGGGGATGGCCGTGGCGGTTGTGCACGGCGGAAAGACGGTGTACGCCAAGGGGTTCGGTGTGCGTGATGTGCAGGGCGGCGACGCCGAGAGCAACCGCGTCGACCCTGACACGGTGTTCCAGCTCGCATCGCTGTCGAAGTCGATCTCGGCCACCGTCGTCGCACAACAGGTCGGCACGGGGGCGATCGGCTGGGACACGCCGGTGGTGGAGCACCTGCCGTGGTTCGCGCTGTCGGATCCGACGACCACCAGGATGGTCACGATCGGTGACCTGTTCGCGCACCGGTCCGGGTTGCCCGACCACGCCGGGGACCGGTTGGAGGACCTGGGCTACGACCGGCGTTACATCCTGGAGCATCTGCGTGCGCTGCCGTTGGATCCGTTCCGGATCTCCTACGCGTACACCAACTTCGGGCTCACCGCGGCGGCGGAGGCGGTCGCCGCGGCCGCGGGGCGCAGCTGGGAGGACCTCGCGCGCGATGTGCTCTACCGTCCGCTCGGGATGAACTCGACCAGTTCGCGTTTCGCCGATTTCGAAGCCAGGGAGAACCGCGCCGTCGGGCATATCCGCATCGGTGGCCGCTACGAACCGCAGTACGTGCGCAACGCCGACGCGCAGACACCGGCCGGCGGGGTGAGCGCGTCGGTGAAGGACATGACGCGCTGGCTCGCGATGGTGCTGGCCGACGGCACGTTCGAGGGCAAGCGCATCGTCGAGCAGTCCGCACTGCTGCCCGCGGTCACGCCGCAGGTGGTGTCGGACCGTGCGTCACAACCGGCGATGCGATCGGGCTTCTACGGCTACGGCTTCAACGTCGGGACGACGTCGGCCGCACGCACGCAACTCAGCCACTCGGGCGCCTTCGAACTCGGTGCCGCCACCAACTTCGTCATCCTCCCGTCAGCGGACGTCGGCATCGTCGCCCTCACCAACGGCACGCCCGCGGGCGTGCCGGAGACGCTCACCGCAGAGTTCGCCGATCTGGTGCAGTTCGGTGAGGTCAGGCAGGACTGGCGCAAGCTGTACGGCGATGCGTTCGCCTCGATGGACGCCCCGGAAGGCGAACTGGTGGGCAAACGGCCGCCGGCCGATCCGGCTCCGGCCAAACCGCTTTCGGACTACACCGGCGTGTATCGCAACGACTACTGGGGTCCGGCGACGGTCACCGAGCGGGATGGCGCGTTGATGCTGGCGCTCGGGCCGAAGTTCCGGGTTCCGCTCACCCACTGGGACGGCGATGTGTTCACGTTCCGTTTCGTCACCGAGAACGCACCGCCTGGAACGATTTCGGCGGCGACGTTCGCCGGTGACAAGCTGACACTCGAGTATTACGACGAAGACGGGACAGGGACCTTCACGAAATGA
- a CDS encoding carboxyl transferase domain-containing protein — protein sequence MSRIGALALRDAVLDEGSFRSWDSAPLDVGPDDAYRRELAEAAAKTGLDESVVTGEGTVFGRRVAVVACEFDFLAGSIGVAAAERITAAVQRATAERLPLLASPSSGGTRMQEGTVAFLQMVKIAAAVELHKQAHLPYLVYLRHPTTGGVFASWGSLGHVTAAEPGALIGFLGPRVYEHLYGEPFPSGVQTAENLHAHGVIDGVVPLALLRETLDRTLRVVADAPGPAPSPVMAEALPDVPAWDSVVASRRPDRPGVGFLLRHGATDQVLLSGTERGEAATTLLALARFSGQPAVVLGQRRIVGGLVGPGALREARRGMALAAGLRLPLVLVIDTAGPALSTEAEQGGLAGEIARCLAELVTLDTPTVSVLMGQGSGGPALAMVPADRVLAASNGWLAPLPPEGASAIVYRDTEHAAELAAAQGVRAVDLLRHGIVDVVVPEKPDAADEPRAFTARLSTAIAAELYGLRNVPDEDRLRARLERYRRIGL from the coding sequence GTGAGTCGGATCGGCGCGCTGGCGCTTCGGGATGCAGTGCTGGACGAGGGTTCCTTCCGCAGCTGGGACTCCGCCCCACTCGACGTGGGCCCCGACGACGCCTACCGACGCGAACTGGCCGAGGCCGCGGCGAAGACCGGGTTGGACGAATCGGTGGTGACCGGCGAGGGCACGGTGTTCGGCCGACGCGTCGCGGTCGTGGCGTGCGAGTTCGACTTCCTCGCCGGTTCGATCGGCGTGGCTGCGGCCGAGCGGATCACCGCGGCCGTGCAGCGCGCGACCGCCGAGCGCCTACCGCTGCTGGCTTCGCCGAGTTCGGGCGGCACGCGCATGCAGGAGGGCACGGTCGCGTTCCTGCAGATGGTCAAGATCGCCGCGGCGGTCGAACTGCACAAGCAGGCCCACCTGCCCTACCTGGTGTACCTGCGGCATCCCACGACCGGCGGGGTGTTCGCGTCGTGGGGTTCGCTGGGCCACGTCACCGCGGCCGAACCCGGTGCGCTGATCGGGTTCCTCGGCCCCCGCGTGTACGAACACCTCTACGGCGAGCCGTTCCCGTCCGGCGTGCAGACCGCCGAGAACCTGCACGCCCATGGCGTCATCGACGGTGTGGTGCCGCTGGCGCTGCTGCGCGAGACCCTGGACCGGACGTTGCGTGTGGTCGCCGACGCGCCGGGGCCCGCGCCTTCGCCGGTGATGGCCGAGGCTTTGCCGGATGTGCCGGCGTGGGACTCGGTCGTCGCCTCGCGTCGTCCCGACCGCCCCGGTGTCGGGTTCCTGCTGCGTCACGGTGCGACCGATCAGGTGCTGCTGTCGGGCACCGAACGAGGTGAGGCGGCGACGACGCTGCTCGCGCTGGCACGGTTCTCCGGTCAGCCTGCCGTCGTACTCGGCCAGCGCCGTATCGTCGGCGGGCTGGTGGGCCCCGGCGCGCTGCGCGAGGCCCGCCGCGGGATGGCGCTGGCCGCCGGGCTGCGGTTACCACTCGTGCTGGTGATCGACACCGCCGGGCCCGCGCTGTCGACCGAGGCCGAGCAGGGCGGGCTGGCCGGTGAGATCGCCCGCTGCCTGGCCGAACTCGTCACGCTCGACACCCCGACCGTGTCGGTGCTCATGGGTCAGGGCAGCGGCGGACCAGCGCTGGCGATGGTGCCCGCCGATCGCGTACTGGCCGCGTCCAACGGCTGGCTCGCCCCATTACCCCCCGAGGGTGCCAGCGCGATCGTCTACCGCGACACCGAGCATGCCGCCGAACTCGCTGCCGCACAAGGCGTTCGGGCCGTCGACCTGCTGCGCCACGGCATCGTCGACGTCGTCGTCCCCGAAAAACCCGATGCCGCCGACGAACCGCGCGCGTTCACGGCCCGATTGTCCACCGCGATCGCCGCCGAGTTGTACGGCCTGCGCAACGTCCCCGACGAGGACCGGCTGCGCGCGCGGTTGGAGCGGTATCGCCGAATCGGCTTGTAG
- a CDS encoding enoyl-CoA hydratase, with translation MIGVTRDGNVLTLELQRPERRNALNCELLDRLREAVENAASEDIRAIVLTGQGSVFSAGADLSGDAFAAELPDKATALNLAIDKTPVPVIGAINGPAIGAGVILAMICDLRVVVPEAYFQFPVAKYGLALDNWSIRRLTSLVGYGRARGMLLAAEKLDSETALQTGMANRIGTLADAQKWAAEIAGYAPLALQHAKRVLNDDGAYEEPWPAHKELFDRAWTSPDVIEAQVARIEKRPPNFTGA, from the coding sequence ATGATTGGTGTCACCCGAGACGGCAATGTCCTGACCCTGGAGCTCCAACGTCCCGAGCGGCGCAACGCGCTGAACTGCGAACTTCTCGACCGTCTGCGGGAGGCGGTCGAGAACGCCGCGTCCGAGGACATCCGTGCGATCGTGCTGACCGGCCAGGGGTCGGTGTTCAGTGCGGGCGCGGACCTGTCCGGTGACGCGTTCGCCGCCGAACTGCCCGACAAGGCGACCGCGCTGAACCTCGCGATCGACAAGACCCCGGTTCCGGTGATCGGCGCGATCAACGGGCCCGCGATCGGCGCGGGCGTCATCCTGGCCATGATCTGTGATCTGCGGGTCGTGGTGCCCGAGGCCTACTTCCAGTTCCCGGTCGCCAAATACGGGCTGGCTCTTGACAACTGGAGCATCCGCCGATTGACGTCGCTGGTGGGCTACGGCCGTGCCCGCGGCATGCTGCTGGCCGCGGAGAAACTCGATTCGGAGACCGCGCTGCAGACCGGCATGGCCAACCGCATCGGCACGCTGGCCGACGCGCAGAAATGGGCGGCCGAGATCGCCGGATACGCACCGCTGGCGCTGCAGCACGCCAAGCGGGTCCTCAACGACGACGGCGCGTACGAGGAGCCGTGGCCCGCCCACAAGGAATTGTTCGACCGGGCGTGGACATCGCCTGACGTCATCGAGGCCCAGGTGGCCCGCATCGAGAAGCGGCCGCCCAACTTCACCGGGGCCTGA